In Bacteroidia bacterium, the sequence TCTCTTTTACTAACTCACAAATCAAAAACAATTTTAGGTATTGGGGAAAATAAAATATCTGCAGATGATTGCGGGTCTATCTGGACATGGCTTTGTAATAATTACTCATTTCGAATTATAGACTTTCCATTTTTATTCAGGCAAGAGTTTAAACGATATGATGGGAAGTCTTAGTGATAAAAATAGCTAAACTCAACTCAATTGGATTTTGAGCACGTTACGCTCATTAATGTATTTTCTTCTTGGATTATACCCAACGAAGAAATTAGTAAAGAAAACTTGCATAATGACAGAAAAAAAGTTAAGGGAAAAGGTTTTAGTTGAGATATACAAACATAGAAACGATCTAAACATTGACTTTTCAAAATTCTGTGAGAATCAGGGCATTAAGTTTGAGAGTGAAGATCAGCAAGCTAGGGTACTACATTTTTTATCTGACCATAATTATATTGAAACGATGCTTTATGAAGGAAGTGATGGCCATATTTTAAGTATCACTTCTTATGGTGTTGACTTTGCAGAGAGCTTGATTTATAGTGGACCAGGACCAGGTCTAGGATTAGACCCAGGAGAATCTGGTACAAAACTACCACTTATCTCTTTCGATCAAGCCCCACCAAAAAAGTACGATGCAATAGAGAAGTATCACGATATTAAAGATTCAAGCATAGAACCTTGCTTTAATATTGAGAAGCTAGCTGAAGGTTTTGTTAGGCAAATTGATACTGTATGTAATCCTGACTCAAATAATGTGTGTATGATTGGAATCTTTGCCCCATGGGGCAGAGGGAAAAGCTATTTTTTCAAAAATATCAAGGAGAAAATTGAAGATAGAAATCAAAAGAAAGATTCTAATACTATTCACTATGACGTTGTTGAATTTAATGCATGGAAGTATCAGGATACACCTGCCATATGGGCTTATTTATTTGAGGTATTTTATAAACATGCAAAGTGGTACAAGAAAGTATGTTTTTTAATTAATCGTCATTATAGACAAATTATTTTAGGAAGTCTATTTTTATTAATAGTTGTTTTCTTTTCTTGTATTTTCTTCTATAAAAATAACAGTAATTCTCTGTTAGAAATTATAAAGATAATTGTTGCGATAATTGCTGCACCGACAGTCAGCACAATAGGATCATTAGTGGTTTCTTATTTTAAGTATTCCAAGTCGGCTGTTACATTAACTAGACGTTTTTCTAAGGGAATCCCTTTTAAGAACGAAATGGGGATTCAAGCAGAAATTGAAAAAGAATTGGCAAATCTGCTAAAAAAATGGGTTCCCAAAAGGAGAATTTCTAACAAGAAAGTAATCTTATATGTAGATGATGTTGACAGGTGTCTGGAAACTAAAATGGTTTCAATAATAGATTCTTTAAGAACTGTTTTAGAAAATGACAACATAAAAAAAAGGTTAGTAATTATTTGCAGTGTAGAAGAGGAAAGATTAAGAATGGCTATAACTCATAAATATAAGCCACTCATTGATGATGATAAGAGCAAACAGAAAATAATAGTGACTAAGCGGCTTGAAACAATAGTAACAGAACAACTTGATAAAATCTTCCTGACAGGTATTGCCCTTCCACCACTTGGTCTTAATCATCAGATTGAATTTCTTGAAAAACTGGCGAAAGAAGAAGGTTCGTATGAAACTGAGGAAAAGCAAAAAGAAAAAGCGAGTAGAGGTAAAAAAATAACTACTTCGAAGGAGAAGGAGGTACAAGAAGTTAGAGCTTTAACGAATTCAGAAATTGTTAATCAAATTTCAAGATACATGCAAGGAAGGTACATGAAGGAAACTGAATCAATACTTACCCCTAGAAGAATCCGTATTATTTATTATCGCATATGGCTGGCAAATAATATTATGAGCATTTTAGGCAGTACCAAAGAAATTAATGATACTGTCATAAAAGCAATTTTTGATTTATCATGCACTGTTTCACAAGAAAACAAGTTGTCCGAAGAACAGGAAAATGTATTAAGGATGGTTGTTCCTTATTGATTATAGAATCAAGAAAAACAAAAAAACATTTAAGATAAAAGACATATATGTGCTCAACTCCTTATGATGGAGCCTATATATAATTCATCCATGTAGACAATGTGGGTTGTACAAACAAATTTACAAGGGGATAAATATGATCAATATTGGAAAAACAGAATGTTTAGTTTCTAAATTAAATAATCTGGCTCGTTTTAAATCGGAATTATCAGATGAGAATCTTGAGGAATTCAACAATTTCAGGAAGGGGATTTTAGAATCTTTGGATGATAACCAAAAATTAAGATTTAATCGGATAAATTTTTATAATGAAGTTGAAAATACTGATGTTGAGGACTTTCCTTTTTTTCGTATAGAAATCAAAATTGACAATATAGGATTTAATCAAGCGGAAACTTTACTTTCAGATACAATGTTTTTACTCAGTTTTGACAGAAATTCACTTGAAGATTTAAAGCTTTATAAACTTCTTAAGGCAAGACAAGGGAATTTAGATTTTGAGATAGAGTTAGCTGAATTTATTTGTGGAGATGATAACAGTTTTCCATATCGCACATCATCTCAACTTACAAGTTTTTTTACAGATTTAGGTTTTAAATATATTCACGATGGAACAACGAGAAGGTACTGGGTAAAAGACGTATTGCTTCAGCTGACAATTAAGGAAATATCAATTGTTATAGAAAGAGGACTATTTAATAAAAGAGAGTTCAGAAAAGAAGCCAAGGAAAAAAGATTGAATTATGAGGGTAATTATCAAAAAGCAATTGAAGAATTTAAGGCATTTTTCAAAGAAAGTTTAAATACTAACAAGGGAATTGACTTGTCATTTTTAATTGATCTTAATATAAATACAGAATTACTTGTTAACAAAGACATTGATACTGATGACGAAGAATTAAACAAGTTAATTGAAGAAGCTAAAAAAAGATTTTTCAATCCAATGGATAAACAAGTTGCAATTGAAAAACTTTGGGATGCATTTGAAAGATTAAAGACTTATTATCAGGGGATTGACAAAAGGCAATCAGCAGGTAAATTATTAACAATAGTATCAGGTAATATAGATGGGGAATTCATAAACAATGAATTTATTATTTTAACAAAAATTGGAAATGAATACAGAATTAGACACCACGAAACTGATAAAAAGGAGATTCATGAAATAAAACATCTAAATTATCTCTTCTTTAGAATGTTATCATTAATTGATTTGTGTTTAACAAGTATTAAAGAAAATAAATATAAACTCCCCTAGATGTGTAATACTTAAGGTAATTGTGGCTTGCTTTCTAAAATAAATTTGCATAATGGATTAAAATGCGAGTTTTTTGAACTGAAAATAAGATTCAAGGGCAGTGCACTAATAAATCGAACGTTTTTTCAGACTGTACGTTTCTAACATCGAAAAAAAATGTGTAAAAACTTCTTTAATGAAAAAACAATATCAGGATAAGTTTCGAAGCTACTTAGAATTCTTAAAAAAAATGGAGAAAGAAGTTAGCTGTATTTTGGAAGAATATGAGCAGCAGATAAAGCTTTTGGAGAAAGAAATGGATAAACTGGATGATAGAATCACGAAGTTGGATATATTTAATGACCGTGTGTATGATCTAGAAGAAAAGTGGGATAAGTTATACGACAAATATAATCAGATACAAGAATTTTATGCACATATTGAAGAAGCACTCAATCCTGTTGAGGATGCTCTGTATACTATTGAAAACCTTGTGTCTCAACTAGAATTTGAGGAGAAACTCTCCAAAATGACATTAGAAGAAATATTAAAATATTTGGAAGAACACCGGGAAAAATTAAGAAGAAAACTAGATAACTACAAGCAAAAAAATATTCCAACTGAATAATTAATACCAATAGTAAAAGATATAAAAATGGTAATTATTTCAAATCAAATCTTAATTGAATTTTTGAGACAAAACAATCGTGCAGACAATGTACGCAATGATCAATTAGGCAAAATGTTAGATAAAATTATTATTGAATTAGGAGGTGAGCAGCAGCAAAGAGTTTTTGCCAGACGCGATAATGAAGAAGGTGACCAGTTTAAACATCCTAAAAGCTCAAGAAGCTATACCTTTCCTAAAGAACAGATTCAAAATTTGTTTGATAAAATTTTAGATGAGTTTTGATAAATCATAATAATCTGGTGTTGACGTTTATAGACACAGAATTGCATTCCATATTTGTTAGTCAATGCTTATTTCCCTAATTTCTTTAAAGCATAAGTTTAAAAGTCTATGAACATATTAATTACCGGAGCATCGGGGTTTGTGGGGAGTCATTTGGTGGGTGGTTTTGTGGGGAGAGGGGATGTGGTTGATGTGCTTGATTTGGGGCAGGTGGCGCCTGAGGGTGTGCGGCAGTCGTTTCATTGGGACGGGCTAGAGCAGGTGGATTTGAGTGTGTACGATGCTGTCATTCATTTGGCGGGGTTGGCGCATGATGTGCGTGGCGAATCTCATGAAGAGGCGTACATGAAGGTCAATTACGGATTGACTAAGAGGGTGTTCGACCAATTCCTGGAAGCATCAGATGTAGGTCGCAAAACTGGTACAGGGAAGCGGTCTTTTATTTTCTTCAGTACCGTGAAGGCGGTGGCGGACAGGGTAGAAGAGGAGGTGCTTACAGAGGAGGCGGTGCCTCGGCCTGTAGGGCCTTATGGCGAGTCTAAAAGGAAGGCAGAGGAGTACATCTGGGAGGCGCTGGAAAAGGCCGGGGCCGGGGCCGAGGCTGCGGATGTCAACGTATATATTCTGAGACCGAGCATGATTCACGGACCGGGCAACAAGGGGAACCTGAACCTGTTGTACCAGGTGGTGCGCAGGGGAATCCCGTGGCCATTGGGGGCTTTCGATAACAAGAGGTCGTTTACCTCGGCTCGGAATTTGTGTTTTTTGGTGGGGGAGTTGGCTGCCGGCACCATTCCGTCCGGGGTGTACCATGTGGCGGACGATGAACCTGTTTCTACCAATCGGTTGATTGAGTTGATTTGCGAGTCTTTGGGTAAGAGGCCTAAAATTTGGCATCTGAGTGCCGGGTTGATCAAGTGGTTTGCGCGTGTGGGAGATGTTTTGCGTTTGCCGTTGAATTCGTTACGGTTGCAGAAACTGACCGAGAATTATGTGGTTTCTAACCGGAAATTGAAGGAGGCTTTGAACCTGGAGGCTTTGCCATACCATACAGAAGAAGAATTGTTGCAAACTTTGGAATCGTTTAAGAATTAATACATGCGGCGTTTGTTTGATTTCCTTTTTTCAGTTGCGGGGTTGCTGATTATTTGGCCCGTTGGACTGGTGCTATATATCATAGGACTTTTTGATACAGGGAGTCCTTTTTTTATTCAGGAACGGGTGGGGAAGAATCAAAAGCCGTTTCGGCTGGTTAAATTCCGTACCATGCGAAAGGACACCAAATCTGTGGCCTCGCATTTGGCTGATCCTTCTGCCATTACAAAGTTTGGACACTTTCTGCGTAAAACCAAATTGGATGAACTGCCTCAGCTTATCAA encodes:
- a CDS encoding KAP family NTPase, with product MTEKKLREKVLVEIYKHRNDLNIDFSKFCENQGIKFESEDQQARVLHFLSDHNYIETMLYEGSDGHILSITSYGVDFAESLIYSGPGPGLGLDPGESGTKLPLISFDQAPPKKYDAIEKYHDIKDSSIEPCFNIEKLAEGFVRQIDTVCNPDSNNVCMIGIFAPWGRGKSYFFKNIKEKIEDRNQKKDSNTIHYDVVEFNAWKYQDTPAIWAYLFEVFYKHAKWYKKVCFLINRHYRQIILGSLFLLIVVFFSCIFFYKNNSNSLLEIIKIIVAIIAAPTVSTIGSLVVSYFKYSKSAVTLTRRFSKGIPFKNEMGIQAEIEKELANLLKKWVPKRRISNKKVILYVDDVDRCLETKMVSIIDSLRTVLENDNIKKRLVIICSVEEERLRMAITHKYKPLIDDDKSKQKIIVTKRLETIVTEQLDKIFLTGIALPPLGLNHQIEFLEKLAKEEGSYETEEKQKEKASRGKKITTSKEKEVQEVRALTNSEIVNQISRYMQGRYMKETESILTPRRIRIIYYRIWLANNIMSILGSTKEINDTVIKAIFDLSCTVSQENKLSEEQENVLRMVVPY
- a CDS encoding NAD-dependent epimerase/dehydratase family protein, translating into MNILITGASGFVGSHLVGGFVGRGDVVDVLDLGQVAPEGVRQSFHWDGLEQVDLSVYDAVIHLAGLAHDVRGESHEEAYMKVNYGLTKRVFDQFLEASDVGRKTGTGKRSFIFFSTVKAVADRVEEEVLTEEAVPRPVGPYGESKRKAEEYIWEALEKAGAGAEAADVNVYILRPSMIHGPGNKGNLNLLYQVVRRGIPWPLGAFDNKRSFTSARNLCFLVGELAAGTIPSGVYHVADDEPVSTNRLIELICESLGKRPKIWHLSAGLIKWFARVGDVLRLPLNSLRLQKLTENYVVSNRKLKEALNLEALPYHTEEELLQTLESFKN
- a CDS encoding sugar transferase; this encodes MRRLFDFLFSVAGLLIIWPVGLVLYIIGLFDTGSPFFIQERVGKNQKPFRLVKFRTMRKDTKSVASHLADPSAITKFGHFLRKTKLDELPQLINVAKGDMSFVGPRPNLYNQTELIAERDKLGVYNHLPGITGLAQINEIDMSTPVLLAETDAQMMEGLTLRRYFYYIFATVLGKGQGDRVKGEG